A stretch of the Azorhizobium caulinodans ORS 571 genome encodes the following:
- a CDS encoding ETC complex I subunit codes for MVARIYKPARNAMQSGVAKTKHWVLEYEPERPRQVEPLMGYTSSSDMKSQVRLRFETREEAVAYAERHGIPYQVAEPHEPARRRIAYSDNFAHARVGQWTH; via the coding sequence ATGGTGGCACGCATCTACAAGCCGGCGCGCAACGCGATGCAGTCGGGAGTGGCCAAGACCAAGCACTGGGTACTCGAATATGAGCCGGAGCGCCCGCGTCAGGTGGAGCCGCTGATGGGCTACACCAGCTCGAGCGACATGAAGAGCCAGGTGCGCCTGCGCTTCGAGACCCGCGAGGAAGCGGTGGCCTATGCGGAGCGCCACGGCATTCCCTATCAGGTGGCCGAGCCGCACGAGCCGGCCCGCCGCCGCATCGCCTATTCCGACAATTTCGCCCACGCCCGCGTGGGGCAGTGGACGCACTGA